GGCCTCTAAATCATCAGATCTAGTTGACCATAAAAAACACGTGTATTGGAAAGCCTCCAAGTCATAGTAGAAAATGGACATGTGAATAAAGCATGGTTGATTGTTTCATCTCCATTTCGACATTTAGGACGTATCAGATCGATGTGCATACCTTTTGTGTTCAGCCGAACACACGTAGCTAGAGCCTTGGATAAAACACACCatcaaaaatgtttaattttaggGAGAATGGTAATTTCCATATTTTGCTCTTCATCGTTGTAGATCCATGCGGGATGGAAGGATAAACTTGATTATCTCCAGGGTCATGAGTAAGTAGCCAATAACCTGATTTGACTGTGTAAATACCAGAGACAGAATAATTCCAAATTATACGATCTGGACCAGGGTACCGAGATAAATGAATACCATGAATAAATTTGTGATCATTTGGGTTAACAATTTGATTTATTGCATCTGTATCCCAGAACCGATATGCACCCCTGttcaaaatatgtttatttattttgtcgtCTGTGTGAGCTGAATCCATCTGTAATGGACGTGGAGGATGTGAGTCTACCAAGTTGTCCTGTCCCATCCTAATTGTGTTGCCATCTTTAACTTGATATCGTGTTCCTTTTTACCTCAAAACGTTTtagaaggagaagaacaaCACATTTGGGGctggagatgaagatgatgaatttctATAAAGAAGTCCAAGCattaaattttggattttactattttatctTCCATCTCAAAAAATTATAGACTAATcatagaaaatcaaaataaaaataatttaattcttatatacatatattgtaaacGTTTTAACGGTCACATtcattagattttaaaatttaaaggtTTAGTTGAACTCTCTGTCACTAAAGCTTAAATTTGacatattattaatattaatcaaCATTTTACAACCTTAACTGTAGCGAAAAATGGTTTAATTGCATACTATTTTAACTTTGTAGAGTTAATCTGCATTGGCTAAAGGTGAAATGTAAATATGCAAAAATTGGTGAGTTGGAGGTTTAGTTTTCACAAAACTCTAAATTACTTTTAGAGCAAACTGGTCGAAATCTAcaccattttttaaaaaaaatttgggatTGTATATGAAATTCTAAAATGCATTCCACTCGACTTTATATTTTCGATCTTGTATAAAATTGCTCTGGTTTTTGATGGATTTATGAATACCAGTAGACCGCGATCACATCTCaatttacttaatttttttactgtagaaataataacatttaaaCTCTTAGTGTTTTAATTAGAAACTGAAAATactgaaaaaatgatttttgggtgatattttttgaataccaGAAAATTTTAGGGTAAAACCCGTAATCTTCCATGCACAAAACTACAACATGTAATATTACTTTCGTTCTGTGCATCACTCAAATTAGCGACCTCTAAACTTTGCCTAGAGTTTTTTTACCACATATCCAAAAAGACATTGTAGTTTTGAAGCTGAATTTGAATCTTCCAACATGtaatatacatattaaaaaaaaaaaaaaacagcttcAGCCAGAAAAAAGGTcacattttttcatttttggagGTGGTCTCTCCTTTTAGCCTCCGAACGTATACCTCACTCGCTACAGTTGCGCGTAGACGAATAATAAATAGAAACCATATCcactgaaaaataaagaacaaacagTGACGTAAAAGCTAGAATTCAATGTAATGCACCGCACGAAACCTCTCACTTATCCACCGTTAGATCTTAGTCAAAAgtcaacaaaacacaaatccaACGATTCTGTTTTTGTATCCGTGTAAATTAATCACACGGTagtttttgatgaaaagaCAACAATCGGAGAACAATCTGGTCTGCTgctaaaatttaataaattgttttgtctAATTGTCTCCACCCATAAAAAAGCGCGAATTCAATTCACCGACTAAAGACATTCTCCGGTGGAGACCCCGATGCAATCCACTCATATAAGCGGCGGAAGtagcggtggtggtggtggaggaggaggagaggtGAGTCGAAGTGGATTATCTCGGATCCGTTCAGCTCCAGCTACTTGGATTGAAACCCTActcgaagaagatgaagaagaaggtttaaaACCTAACCTTTGTTTAACAGAGCTGCTTACTGGTAATAATAACTCTGGAGGAGTGATAACGAGTCGTGACGACTCGTTCGAGTTCCTGAGTTCTGTTGAGCAAGGATTGTATAATCATCATCAAGGTGGTGGCTTTCACCGTCAGAATAGTTCTCCGGCTGATTTTCTTAGTGGGTCTGGTTCTGGGACTGATGGGTATTTCTCTAATTTTGGTATTCCGGCGAATTATGACTATTTGTCGACCAACGTTGATATTTCTCCGACTAAACGGTCTAGAGATATGGAAACACAGTTTTCTTCTCAGCTGGTAAGACTCTGTTTCCATTAAATTCAGATAAAAATGCGAACTTTAATGgaaagataaacttttttttgttgcttacTTTAATGTCAAGTTGTGTGAATTTGTGGTCAAAATGGTGAGGTTAGGTTCTATTTTGGGGATTGATACGGTTTTAGTTTAATTGGGTGTTTGAATTCTTCAGTTGTGGAGACAATAAAGATGTAAAAGAGTTGTCTTGTCTAATTTGACAACTTGCAtttgtttgaaacaaattCCCCTGCAAGTTgcagttgttttttctttgtttccctGTGGCTGTGAAAGTGAATGTTGCATAAAGTTTGTATTAGTAGATGGGCAAACAAAAAGAGCCTTCATTGGTTAGATATGTATCGATCTTGTAACTTTAGAAGTTTCTGAATCATGACTTTTGTGAAATGAAACATGTTTTCATGTGTGCATATGGTTTGTGAGTTAACTAATAACTCTTCCCTTTTGGTTTGTGAGTAGAAAGAAGAGCAAATGAGTGGTGGGATATCAGGAATGATGGATATGAACATGGACAAGATTTTTGAGGATTCAGTTCCTTGTAGGGTTCGTGCTAAACGTGGTTGTGCTACTCATCCTCGTAGCATTGCTGAACGGGTAATTACTTAAAAGTTTGTGCTAGATGCTTTGCAGTACTAATTCTGTTTCTGCCTCATTCTTGTTTTGTCATTAAGCTTTTCTCTGTTCATTTTGTTAGGTGAGAAGAACGCGAATAAGTGATCGGATTAGGAGGCTGCAAGAGCTTGTTCCTAACATGGATAAGGTAAATTCTTTTTACAAGGCAGattggttttaagttttctttgaagtttttaaaaagaattaccAAATGGGTCCAAGATTAGATATGCTTAAAGCTTAAGGTTAGAGCATTATTGTGAAGGCATTATTGGTTCTTAAGGTAGGAGCTAGTGCTTAGCCGTAAAGTAAAGGAATTTGGATGTTAACTGTTGATGATTGTGAAGGCATTATTGGAACTTCAAAACTACTTACTCCTTAATCCATAAACTATGGTTGTGCAGTCTTTTAGAAGATTCAATGCATGATAGTCCGGGAGAGTTATAACGCGaagattcgtttttttttgtattttctttgttGCAGCAAACCAACACTGCAGACATGTTGGAAGAAGCTGTGGAGTATGTGAAGGCTCTTCAAAGCCAGATCCAGGTTTATCTACAGATACTAATTGAttagaaacacaaatttatgtttaataaaatatgttaggattttggatttttttgatcattttatttggttttgatgatggATTCAGGAATTGACAGAGCAGCAGAAGAGATGCAAATGCAAACctaaagaagaacaataatGTATCCTTTAGGATTTGATATatctgtattttatttttgtactaTCTAAAAATGGTGATGATCTGTTCGAAAATTCGAAACATGATCTTATATATTGAACtagaaaaaatagatatatatgaattttagcTGTAAAATTTTTGTACAATAAGgagaaaaagatttagaagagTCAATAAAAAGATGATGTTTACAAGTcgagaatatatattttgttagttttgtttatcaatttATGCTCAAGGTTTCAGCTTTATAACATTATTAAGTAAAgcttatttagtttttgtgagAAGTGACAAAAAAAGGTCCATTGAAAGCAAATTTATGAACGAATAAAAGAATATTCGGAGAAACTTAGCTAAACTTGTGACAATTGGCCACCATTCCCACAATTGTCACACAGACACAAACTCACACTAGTAGTAGTCGTAGCCATGTGCATTAAGCAGTACACagtttttcttagaaaaatgtttaatCTAAAGAAAGCAATATCTTATTGTCAACGATAGTTGAAAAcgaaattaaaattgattggGTGGTTCTGCGACATGCACTATATTTTTCAagttaatgtttttgataCTACAGGTTATTTTGTATCAGATGATTATTGAAGTAACTATACATTAATATTACTAATGCAAATTAGTAATtgattgttttaatataattttaggCT
This sequence is a window from Arabidopsis thaliana chromosome 1 sequence. Protein-coding genes within it:
- the FBH1 gene encoding basic helix-loop-helix (bHLH) DNA-binding superfamily protein (basic helix-loop-helix (bHLH) DNA-binding superfamily protein; FUNCTIONS IN: DNA binding, sequence-specific DNA binding transcription factor activity; INVOLVED IN: regulation of transcription; LOCATED IN: nucleus; CONTAINS InterPro DOMAIN/s: Helix-loop-helix DNA-binding domain (InterPro:IPR001092), Helix-loop-helix DNA-binding (InterPro:IPR011598); BEST Arabidopsis thaliana protein match is: basic helix-loop-helix (bHLH) DNA-binding superfamily protein (TAIR:AT4G09180.1); Has 1965 Blast hits to 1959 proteins in 68 species: Archae - 0; Bacteria - 0; Metazoa - 5; Fungi - 2; Plants - 1958; Viruses - 0; Other Eukaryotes - 0 (source: NCBI BLink).); the protein is MQSTHISGGSSGGGGGGGGEVSRSGLSRIRSAPATWIETLLEEDEEEGLKPNLCLTELLTGNNNSGGVITSRDDSFEFLSSVEQGLYNHHQGGGFHRQNSSPADFLSGSGSGTDGYFSNFGIPANYDYLSTNVDISPTKRSRDMETQFSSQLKEEQMSGGISGMMDMNMDKIFEDSVPCRVRAKRGCATHPRSIAERVRRTRISDRIRRLQELVPNMDKQTNTADMLEEAVEYVKALQSQIQELTEQQKRCKCKPKEEQ
- the FBH1 gene encoding basic helix-loop-helix (bHLH) DNA-binding superfamily protein → MQSTHISGGSSGGGGGGGGEVSRSGLSRIRSAPATWIETLLEEDEEEGLKPNLCLTELLTGNNNSGGVITSRDDSFEFLSSVEQGLYNHHQGGGFHRQNSSPADFLSGSGSGTDGYFSNFGIPANYDYLSTNVDISPTKRSRDMETQFSSQLKEEQMSGGISGMMDMNMDKIFEDSVPCRVRAKRGCATHPRSIAERVRRTRISDRIRRLQELVPNMDKVNSFYKADWF